CTTACGCTCTTGTGGTGAGCACAGAGAATATCAGCCGCAACGCGTACGCAGGTGACAACAAATCAATGATTGTCGCAAACTGCTTGTTTCGTCTAGGTGGGGCCGCGATATTGCTCTCAAACAAACCGGGAGACAGGAGACGTTCCAAGTATAAACTGCTCCACACGGTTCGGACACACACGGGAGCGGATGACAAATCTTTTAGATGTGTGCAACAAGAAGATGATGACAAGGGCAAAACTGGCATTTCATTGACTAAAGACATAACCTCTGTTGCTGGGAGAACCATTACCAAAAACATAGCCACTTTGGGTCCGTTGGTTCTCCCCGTGAGCGAGAAGCTCCTGTTTTTCAAGACATATATACGCAAGAAGTACTTCGACGACAAGATTAAACACTATGTTCCGGATTTTAAGCGTGCCATTGATCATTTCTGTATCCACGCGGGTGGGAGAGCTCTGATCGATGAGCTCGGGAAGAGGTTGGGGCTATCTCCGGTTGACGTGGAGCCATCTAGATCAACTTTGCATAGGTTTGGTAATACTTCTTCGAGTTCTATTTGGTATGAGTTGGCTTATACGGAGGCTAAAGGTAGGATGAAAAAAGGGGACAAAGCTTGGCAGATTGCTTTAGGTTCGGGTTTTAAGTGTAATAGTGCGGTGTGGGTGGCTTTACGCAATGTTAACCCGTCGGTTAATAGTCCTTGGGAACATTGCATTGACAAATACCCGGTTAAGCTTGATCTTTGATTCTCTCAAAGTTAATAATTAATAAGGTTGATCTCCAGTATGCATGCATCTGTCCACTTGTTTCTCTAACCTTTAGTTCAtgtattatttacaaataatgTTACTagaaaagtttgaattttttataattaattaataatattaatgacaaatcaattttagttataaatttaatgtttattttaattataacaaaatcttttgagaaaaatataaaaaaacttaccaaaaattcaaatatatttttataaaatattgaattaatttggtaacaaaatttcaaaaatcatataatcttccaaactaaatgtaaataatatattcaaatttttatgataatattaaagttctatatttataaaataaaaaatatccgCACGAACCTATAGGTCAAACTCTAGTTACACATTAAGTAAatgttattttcaaaatatgatttaattttaatagataaaaagttagtttacaataatatcaaaatatgattgatgttaacaaatattttagtAAGGAAAAAAATTATGGGAAGTTTACTTAAATGACACAAATTAATTGTGTTATTACTAGAATGACTCATATTTTTTTGacaattattagaatatttttctgGTCGAAATTTCTCTTGTCcatatttgtaacaaaaaaaaaaagcattaccAAAATATCCTTAACTTTTGATCGACGGCagatttgttttcaaaaaataaatctgtCAAATAATAAGtctatttataaaatctatatagaaaaaaaatctaccGTTAAAGTGGTGTCAGACTTTTTTTGAAACGTTAGATTTGTTTCCACGGCAGAGTTAATTATCCGATTtgaatagaaaacaaatttttaaGAATATGTTTGTCGAATGAGGTAGTAGATTTGTTATAAATGGTAGATTTTTGTGGTCaacttattttattatgttCGACTTATTTTCTTACGGCAGATTTATATATCCGACTTAAAATTGTTAGTAAACTTTTTGTTTATGTGGTGACagactttttaatttatgttatggCAGATTTATTGACGGAAATCTTGGTTTATGTAAACCAAACTTAATTTAATGTTCAATTTCGTCCGGTTTACATTAATTTCGAATATGGTTTATTTTTAGGTTAATTAAGATTAGAATTAGGTAATTTTAGTTGTCATCAtctctctcatttctcttttctttcttatcAAGTTGTCCTTTTTCATGGTGGTTTAATCACTTGTTGCAATCCTTATGTTTGGAGAAACATGAACCCAATGATGTATCAAAGAAACAATGTTATATATTTACTGAGTTTGAGATAAGGTAAGAGTCAGTACTCAAACTTAGTTATAAGGTTTCATGCCTCACCAATATCTGACTGTAATGAGTGAAATTCTCTGGTTATGCTTCCATGAATTCAAGTCGACGTTTTCATATAAACATCACATACTAGCGGCTGCTAAGCTTAGATTGCAAATAAGTTGTAGAAGAAGGCTTTGCTTATTTGTTCAGGGTATATTATAAAGAACAATAACAAGGGAACCAGATATATACACTAGAATGCTAATGATTTTAGCTTATGTTGCAGAGCTTCTTTACAAGGTATCTACTAAATGATACTACAAGTTAATAAATAATGTACTAAATACATGTATACGTAAGAAATATTGGGGACCATATCTATCTTTTAATGGCTCCATATCCATTGAAAAGTACTCCACTTTCATCAGTCACATCTTAATGATGAGGCTTCATCTTATAAGGTGTGTGTTAACCAACAACGGTGACTTCTCAGAGCCTGCTACAGTTCTAGTtatcctctttttcttttccccaAATCACAGTGTATAATCCAAAGCTCAAAATCGCTGATCCAATGACACTACACACAACACATATATGGCAAGATTTTATATAACCATTTATAGAGATGCATACGAGGAACTACTTGGTTCGAAAAAGCGAGCGTTTCTGGCGCCATGCCACTAAGCGCCTCATGGCGAGGACCTCAACGCTTCGGGACCCCATTGCCAGGCGAGGTACATAGATCCCCGCTTTTCCTCGATTTTTTTGATTTCCTTAAAGCGCTAAAAGCGGCGATTGTTGtacctatataaaaaaaattgattcaaaattgTACACTTAACAAAACGGTTTAGGAAGAATATCTACTGTATCTAAATATACTCTTATCACGTATTAGGCGTGTAGAGGAGGGTATCCACAATCCCACTAACTTAGCACACAATCCCGCTAACCCTATTTCATCTCCTATATAATAACCTTACAAACTTTAAGTTAAACTCATTAGCTTCTCTACTCATCTTAATTTGGTGTTTTAATTTGGTATTTTATATATGAACCTTTGAGTTTTATTATATCTATTTGGTGTTTTTGGTTTTCTACATGTCTTAGCTTTCTtatgttaacttaatatatatgtatggttTTGtagttacttttttttgttgcagGTGGACAAAGCGCTCGATTTGCAGCGCCATGGCGCTAGGCGCTAATCTCCAACCTCATCGCTTCATGTCGCCACACGCTTTTTAGAACCAAGGGAACTATTGAAGCTAAGTGCGATTTGTGATGGATTAGATTACAAGTAAGTGTATCCTCAAGTGCATGGAAGAGATTACAGataaggtaaaaaaaaagtttgatatCTGATCACACTCTGAATGCTAAAATTGAACTTACATCAAAATTCCATGACGGAGTTTCGTTTCTCTCAAACATGTCTATTGCATCCTCAAGCTTAGGCAAAGGTCTTGAACGATCTCCATGTTCGTCACTGCAGTATATCCCACAGCGTTAAGACTCAAacagaaaacataaaagaaacgCTTCGAAGATCTATATGAAACTTGGTCCATGGAGCTAGCTTGTTATCACATCTAACAAAAAGGTAACAATAGACCTTACAAGAACCCTATGGAAAACAGAAGAATAGGTCAGGAAAATAATCAACCTCTGCACAGACATAACTGGTGAAAAATTATGGTTATTAAGCTGTATGCATACCTGCACTCCAACTTTTAGCCAACACTTCTCAATCCTATAAACACCATCATATGCAgatcttttttctttgtaagacctgtatatgaaatataaaaagttaGGATCACTTGTCGTCAGAGTTTATCAAGTGAACATCCAGTTATCTTTGCACAAGGTTTAACTCAACTTTTGGACAACAACCTTTTCTTGTTCCCTTAATATAGCATTGGCGCACAGAAAAGGATTTGGAAAGCTAAAGAACTGAGAATGTAAGTAAAGTGTTGAGGTGTtgggaattagggttttcaaaatttaacattcaatcaAACAATACATGTTAAGAATATGTAATAACAACTTAGTATTGCATAGATTCAGAACTTACACTTTCAATTATCTTCGATTTAAATCTGGATTTGTCAGAGGTGATCTCGGATTTAGGGTTCCTCTTGTGACGGCGGCGGCTGTGACGGAGGAGAAGTCGTCGGAGACGGAAGTGAAAAAGAAGGGTTTGATTTGCTTTCGTCGCCTTCAGAGAACACGACACACGACCCTCTCGACGGCgaagtgaattttttttgagaaataattaaacatttctCTATTAATAAATCTCAGtggcaattttgtgaataataaagaaaaatggTGTTTTGGTATTTTTGTTTGCCTTGTCAGTTATTCTAGTAAATACAAAAGTTTATGAGTTATTCTAGTCATTACGTTTATAAATTTGagttatcccctatatattaaaagagaagcattataacattttttgtaaacacgtgtcatcaccacaatcattcttagaatctttagaaaaatatgttggtccatcaaaatatataataagctttttattaaactaatcataaattgatattaatgttcttcattgtttccttaaataaaaataacaaaattaccaaatgtggctaaagtatatatgacaattaatgattttgaataataaagatttgataaaaattagcctattctctattattttttaaattttaacatattaaaataaattaaacaaccacattaatatagtaaaaatttagatttttctgtatatgttatattttgaaattttaaaaacgaatataaatgactaaagttgtCAAAAATCTCACATTCAATTTTTCATGGTTcagattttttgttataacaagatatgaatgattacaaaattatataataagaagtctcatttaataaatattaatattttttaaaataaattatgtaccatataaaaatacatatgtattttaattttgaaatttgctttaatttttcgtttgataaaaaatttgaacaaatattgacaacttaatatttagttttaaaacttttcataatgtttttaaaattataaatgactaaaactattaaatatcccacaaaaaaaattgttatcggtgattcaaaatttttgttacagaaaataaaaatgatcaaaaaacaatatgagtataaaatattatttaacagatattaatattaaaaatgtactatatatctatgtttatatcattaaaacttaattttatatcatataaaataggaAAAGTGtttgtttgaattaataaaatttatttatgtgtttgcaccaatttaatcaTATACGTAATATTTACtgagtttttaattattaatatatatgtattatttaataatatgtaaaaaaacatgtaatacgtaaaattaatatatatatatataatatttatcccgcgcaaggcacggttcttaacttttttgaGTAATTATAAGTGAATTTATCTTTCTGCAGAACATAAATGAGAAAGGTAAATGGTAAACTATGTTATTGATGTAGAAAGTCATCACAAGTTAATTATTCCAAAGACAATACTCGGAATCACCGTGATGTTTCCTGGATGGAAGAAACCGTAAATGAACCACATTTGAAAGTGGGAAGATGCTAAACTcggctttcttctccttccatatCTGAAAAAACTTCACCCTGcaagttttgaaaaaatttcgATTATCAAAGATTAAGAACAATCAAATGAGTCATCAACAattattattcatattttttgacaaaatatttaatgtttctaactgtctattcaagttttttttatcaactgatcaaaaaatatattttatcaacatatgtatatattgtttcTGAAACTAATGATTATATTACAGAGGAACTCACATTATTAACTAAAGATTATGTGTGATCAATGTAAATTTGGATTAACTCTACAATTGAACAACCACACTACTGCAATCACATGTAAAATTGGGATTTGTTATATCTACTTACATATTTGAGGTTTTTTCtttgaatataaaaatttgacatatattttcaatagattcttattttgtattctaaaatttaaatttaattttatcatcatattaagtaaaatgataatttttgcTATTTTATAAGCATCCTCGTTCTAAGTTTTTATGCACAATTAATATTTCCTAACTATGttatatctaatatttttattatttattcttatatatttaacttGAATATTGCTTATTTTTGCATATATTTTGCTTATTTTATTATAGattttggtgtaaaattttcaataaaaataaagaataacaTTCATAAGTTCTtccattaaatttataaattttgttgaGTACTTTacattacatattttattaaaggTTTATTAGAGATTGTGACAATAAGCATGGACAAGAAATATGACATGATTTCATATAtactatttcatttattttaaagcTAATAATTTTTGGGGAAATTTTACTTATACACTTTTCTTGATACCACTATTCAACTATACCACCACTCAAAggaaattttcataaatatcacATTCATTAATGTGTAAAAGATTAAATTAACCATACCTTATCTTCAATTTATCATCTCCTTCTTTTCTACCGTCGTGATCCTTCTTCTCTCTCCGTCGAGATCCATAGTCTCTCTCTCCGTCGAGATCCATAGTCTCTCTCTCCGTCGAATCCATCGTCTCTCTCTCCGTCGAATCCATCGTCTCTCTCTGAGATCCATAGTCTCTCCGTCGGATCCACCGTCTCTCTCTCCGTCGAGATCCTTCTTCTCTCTCCGTCGAGATATGTCGTCATCTCTGTCGAGATCCGTTGTCAACTCCGTTGAGTTCCATCGTCACTCTCTCTCACGCAGCCGACGATAAGAGATTACGAGAATCACGATTCAAAACCTCAAAGATGTTGGCTCCTCTCCACGATTCACACTGGTATGTTTCCaatttgtgtattttttttgtttgattcaagtaatattttggatttgttctttctgttataaaaaaaaatcaacgaaGGTTGGTTTACAACAGGTCGATCTAAGAGAAAGAGTTTCGATAGTGAACATTGAGTTTTCgaaaaattataaacctttataaatctTGGTCCAAGTAATTTTAAGATTTTCGTTCCACTGTtattcaaaaaacaaataaggTTGATTTAGACTTGTCATTTGAATAGTTCTCGTTAGGAGAAAGATTTTCTGATAGTGAACATTGTATTTTAAAGAATAACCTCTTATAAATCTGGGTTTTAAAATACTGTCGATAGTACAACTCAATGCTTTACAaggttttataaagaaatttgtaaacaaaatttgatcatatatgtctataaaaaacatataaatgtgTGAATTTGAGAAGTCTTGTCTTTTATTATCCTATATTCTTTGTAAGACTTTTACCGAAATACATGAACATTATGCTTGGATAAGGTAtctttagaccatgattaaaagttaacatcatctttttatttggtCTTGCAGTTAGATAGCAATGAATTTTTCACATCTCCGAGGATTTATGAAGCTGGAACAGAACCACTAGACAATCCAAAAGTGATTATCCAATCGGTGTCTTGGTcaatgatatatggtgtttttggcaCATTATACGTATGTCTTACTAATAGTTTTCAAGGTTTTATCGAGTCTTTTTAGTCCCTTTTGAGTCATAACAGGTCTAGAGTTGTATTGGATGAGAAATGGACCAGTagaggaaaagaagagaaaaaaggtactccctccgttccttaaTAATAGActttttagaataaaaagttcgtttcagaaagatgtattttttgtgttttctatgaaaaaatggtaaacttcaagaaaattaattgactttattggattactattggttaaaagttattgaaaattgaaaattacagaaaacgatacatttattatggtattttaatgttttttcttaatatgtgtgaaaatactaaaaaatctatcttttaggaacagagggagtatgatTTGGAGTCTTTCGTGCAGAATAGCCAATCGGAGCAGCCTGAGTGCCTGTTCCGGCgacagagataaaaaaaaagaaagtttccaaatatttcgggatttgccctagatttcctatttccttcttctagccgcctgtggcttctatatatatagtttcctatttattattttagaccTACCTTAGTTTTACGCAAGAAAGACCTGAGAGAGCTTGTGATTTGCGATTTGCTACTTGTAAGGGAGACGGCTCCATCTTTCTCctagagaagattatcctgaaccctctgatttctactatttattatatgtagtattattcagaaatcatgcttctctgttcttgtgttatgtctgagtagtcaccGAGTTAGTTTAGGGTTCTAGGGTTTTGGATTCGTGAGCTGAAGCATAGATAAGTCATCTTAAGATTGTATACATTCATATctgttcttattgcttgcattGAACCGATCACTTAGTGCATGAATTAGGGTTAATCGATTCAGCTAACCGTTGATTGATAACCTGATATGATTTGAATGAGCttgcatccctaatcagcgagagtagatattagggtgtattatgaacatatcggacttgatctctaaggCTTGCCATCgtgtcttgatccaaacgagagtttaggcatcAAGACCGACTCACAAAGGAATCAACACTACGAGAGTGGGTTGATTCAATCAGAGTGATCCGAGTTTAGACTTGTTATAAACTGAAGTTGAATAATTGCTTGGTTCGCGAACTCCTTGCCTGAAAAGAAACCCTAGACTAGCGCCTTTAATCAATCCGAAAACAATCTAATCTTGTTATTTGTTCCTTACATTATTTACATCTTCTTAAAACCCCTACTTCGTTTTAGCTTAAttctgatcccataaagataaagtgtgaactggtcctctggaattgaatctaaaaatattacaactacactgttaacttgacagtagatTAAGATCCAATTTTAGTGTATCAGTCAATAATGTGAAGCgttttataaaagattataaatgtagttttataagggtttataaatttataaattagagaTTTTTAGAGACTTATAAAACATTGTTTATTCTTTGTTACATCTTGTGGTTAATACAATGTTTGGATATCCTGATGAATACAAACATTTGGTGACCCCAACACATTCTGATCTCGATGACATGGATTTTGACAGTGTTGTACAATTATTCAACAAGGatataaaatgaagaaaatttAATGGGAACAAGGATTTGTGGATTTCCATTTTGCAACATATGATATAGGTCAATAACACatgaaagaagataaaaatgaagaaaaaaaaaagctgaaaagcaaataagagtttatacatcatttataagagtttataaaacaatttgtaaagtttataacctatttataaaagtttataaattatttgtaagagtctctaaaccatttataaaggtttataaaacaattaataaagtctataaaccatttataactttttataaaaacgttatgatattttttaaacaatttataaggggtatgtatacaatttatatggtttataggtTTAGGAATCGATTAGAAAGTctcttaaatcatttataagagtctatgataatttataaagacttacaaaaacaatttataagagtttgtaaaatcatttataagagtCTAGTTTTTTCCATGATTTGTTTAGGTCTCAACCCAATCTTTCCTCCTTTATAATGATTGCTGGTCATAGTTCCCAACAGTTTGGCAGTAGCTTGCCGATGACTAACACTTCTCAGAGAAGTGTCACATGTATGTTTAGATACATAATGGCGCACAACAAAACTCTGAGATCCTTTAACTGATTTTGCACAAAAACTCCAACTGCATTTTTCATCCACGCAACTAAGAAAATAACGTGTTCTGTCTGAATATTCTGTGTGGAACTCAAAGCTTTGACTAACTGCATGCAACCTCAACTTTGTGTTCATTTCCATTTTATCCTTGAAAAACTTCCCACAtaacaaatcatcatcatcatcacattgATTTTCTAAACAAATTGGAGACAAGATTTCTGAATGGGAATATAAATCTTCTATCATGCTTTCTCTACCACGTCTACTAAAAAAAGATGACAATTTTGACTTTCCACACTCATATACAACAGGTCGTCCCATCGAGTCCAATCCTCTCtaagataaaaatatgaaacatgtacattaaaaatagaatttataaccCATTATATGacattgattaaatttttatatatttatatttaagaaaagagGAAGTTATAACCTTATTGCTAACAAGACCACTTGAAGGAGAAATAAGATTGTATCTAATACGAGTATGTTATATACCAGAGACTTCGTCAACTCTTTGAATGTTGTTTCATTCAGTCTCCAGGTGTATTTTTGTTCCTCTCTACAAAATTAAACATGTATATATTACCTTTATAagctattataaaataaaatccttATTTACAAAGTTTTAATAAGTACGTCACAACCAACAATAGCTCAATAAGAGCCAATACTGCCAAAAGTAACAATATTATTGTAGAATTCCATAAAGTCTAAtttctaaaacaatttatagaacCTTATAATTATGAATGTTACGGTAAGAGCTTTGAAAAGTACCTCAAATACATTACTACTTCCAGCAATAGGCGAATCATGAGTACTGGAAATTTCATCTTGTGTCTGAATCATGTTTGACATAATTAATGGTGATTTTTGTGTTCCTCTCTGAAACATAAAACCATAAACCTAGTAATGAATATTGTACTTTGTATTTTATAAGGTTGTTATAAACATTAAAGGTGTCATAAATACCTGACAGAAATTTCTACTACCTGCAATAGGCAAATCATTAGTAATTAACACTTCGTCATGTGTCTGAACCATATTTGACACAATCATTGGTGATATCTGTGTTTCCCTCTGAAACATAAAAAGATAAAGCTAAATATAGAATCATTTACAATGTTTTTACAAGGCCTTATAAATATAAGAGTTGTAATAAATACCTCAAGCGGATTACTATTTCCAGCAATAGGCAAatcatgattaattaaaacttcACCCTGTGACGGGATCATATTTGACACAATCATTGGTGATAATTGAGTTCTTCTCtgaaatattaataaaacataaagctAATAGTCAAAATATATGAGGTAATGATCCTACAAAATGcacaattattattataatgtcTTATAAATGTAAAAGTTGTAATATATACTGCTATGGTATACTTCCTCCAGCAATGAGTAAATTTACACTACATACTACCTTATAAAATAACCGATAACTCTAATAAACAAACAAGTTAGCAAAAGAGTTTCATGCAGTTATCTTAATGTTTAATTTTGAAGGTGAGACATAGCTAAGATTTATACTGTTTCTGTTGTCATCAATTCCAAAATCTTATAAAACAATCACAATCAAAGCATTGTAGCTGATATCTTCATGAATCATACTAAAAGAGGATCCTCGTTCATCATCCACTATGAAATCCCAGTGAATTCCATTTATTAGTTTTCATTCTCCACATATAGAACATATTTCGATTATCATAACCTGATTATAAGAATATGTGAAAAATACTCAAAATGGGAAGGATCAACAAGATATATCGATAAATTTATAAGCAATATGTTCTTcattgataaatatttataaggttttataaacttaaGATTTAAAAAATCCATGTCAAAATCTTCGTCTCCCTTCGCAGAAACTGATTTTTGAGAAATCATGCTAAAGCTAAACAAAAAGACGACGATCACCATCGATTATCCGGTACCTTTTTAAGCTTCTGTCGACTTGTACGTTTTAACTCCTCGTCGTTATTGGATCTCGCCGTAGCTTCGTCGGATCTCGCCGTAGCTTCGTCGAATCTCGCCGTAGCTTCGTCGAATCTCGCCGTAGCTTCGTCGAATCTCGCCGTAGGTTCGTCGGATCTCGCCGTAGCTTCGTCGAATCTCGCCGTAGCTTCGTCGGATCTCGTCGTAGCTTCGTCGGATCTCGTCAGACAACTCTGCAGCGTCGTTCGATCTCGCTGGAGAACTCGTCACCGCCGGAATTCGTCAACACCGATTTGAATCTGAGATgatgagatttaaaattatcGTGAGATGTAGGAAAGAAGAGTTAGTCTTAGGTTTAATTAGTTAGGATTTAAAGATACTTTgccaattaaatttttaatggtaaagttGGTTAAAGTAGAAATGAAAAGTGATATCTTCAGAGTGCTATTTTTGGCAATTCCTCATAATTTTTAGAGAACAATTATTTGTAGTTTTGATATTTGCTATTCTGTGTATCACTtttaacatttaattttattatagttgAACCAACCAAAATAATCTTAATATATGTTGTAAGACTAAGCTAAAATATGATCTGCACAATCGTGCGGatattgttttctcttttatGTATGTTATATTTTAGACTAATTTTTATGGTTTTTCTTGCTGATGTGGtagttttagaaataaaaacttATGTTCATTGATAGATAACGCTTTTGAAACCAAAACTTGGTTGTCTAAGACACTGTATAATTCAATGTTAGCCTTTATCTACTTACTACCATGTCTATAAAGATGTCAGATCTTATAATTGTGACTAGAGTTTGACAATAACTCTAACATGCAGACCCATTATCACAAAATTCTTTTTCGATGACTCTTTCAATATTTGTATCAAAAGTTGTAAAAAATATCAAGTCACCACTTTTAATACTTAAGAACAAGTATTAATATGCTCAAGAATATACATTTTTTCCATGCAAATCTTCTGTGAAAAGTTGTATGGTATAAAAATTattggccacaatgaatatcgTCTTCTAATCTAGACATTACAATAAGACTAAATCTATATATCGATAAAAGATGGCTGGCATTCATCAGTACGTGGATCCGCCGTAGCTCGACCATTTTGAGTTGCTGACCTTGATGTGCATAACCCACGATAaacattcaaatatttatagtgAATCAAGGTGTAACATATTGAAATatttccacgcttt
The window above is part of the Brassica napus cultivar Da-Ae chromosome C3, Da-Ae, whole genome shotgun sequence genome. Proteins encoded here:
- the LOC106405329 gene encoding 3-ketoacyl-CoA synthase 18-like codes for the protein MANVKLIYHYLITHFFKLCLLPLIALVATKASSLTLNILFAIFTFGSTVYFLTRPRPVYLVDYSCHLPPAHQKININKNLEINPFLSSLGETSSLDFFYRVLERSGLGDETYIPNALHSVPPLQTMAAAREETEQVIFDAIDNLLTNTKVNTREIGIIILNSSTFNPTPSLSAMVVNKYKLRSNIKSINLGGMGCSAGVIAIDLAKDLLQVHKNTYALVVSTENISRNAYAGDNKSMIVANCLFRLGGAAILLSNKPGDRRRSKYKLLHTVRTHTGADDKSFRCVQQEDDDKGKTGISLTKDITSVAGRTITKNIATLGPLVLPVSEKLLFFKTYIRKKYFDDKIKHYVPDFKRAIDHFCIHAGGRALIDELGKRLGLSPVDVEPSRSTLHRFGNTSSSSIWYELAYTEAKGRMKKGDKAWQIALGSGFKCNSAVWVALRNVNPSVNSPWEHCIDKYPVKLDL